The sequence CCTGACCGCCCTGGTGATCACCGCCCTGCTGCTGTTTATTCCCGCCAACCTGTTGCCTATTCTGGAAGTGACCCTGCTTGGCAGCGTACGCCAGGCCACCATCGCCTTCGGCGCCGTCATCACCTTCGAGCAGGGGTTCTGGCTGGTGGGCATCGCCATCTTCATCGCCGGGGTGCTGGCACCATTGCTGCTGCTGACCTCCATCCTGCTGCAGCTGGTGCTGCTTAAACTGGGCAAAGGCAAGACCGCCCTAAGGCAATTGATCAAATGGCACCCCATGCTGGACGAGGTGGCGATGCTGGAGGTGTACCTCATCAGCTTCTTCGTGGCCGCATTCAAGCTCGGCGACTTTGCCGACCTGCATTACGGCTGGGGAACCTTTTGCTTTATGCTGCTGTTTATAATGGTGTTCTACGTGCAGTATGAATATAACCGAGACCTGATGTGGCAGAAGTATGAAGAGCAATTCCTTCTCTGAGCGCGGCATCGACCGCAACTGGACACTGTGCCGGGGCTGCCACAACATAGTGGTGGTGACCGATTACTGCCCCCGCTGCCACACCCGGGTCGATCCACGACGACCACACAGCCTGCAATACGCCTGGGCGTTGCTGCTGACCGCGGTGATCATGATCTTTCCGGCCAACTTCTACCCCATCACTCAGGTGACCAATCAGGGCGTGACCGGCTACGACACCATCTTCAGTGGCATCATCTCCCTGGTGGAATCGGAGATGGTGGGGATCGCCATCATCGTCTTTATTGCCAGTATCCTGGTGCCGGTGATGAAGATCGTCGGCCTGAGCATCATCCTGCTGGCGGTCACCCTGAAGCTTCGGCTGTCACGGCGCTGGCTGATGATCTTCTACCACGTTATCGAATTTATCGGCCGCTGGTCGATGCTGGATCTCTTTGTGATTGGCATCGTCGCCAGCCTGATCAACATGGGGCAACTGCTGGATGCCAAGCCGGCGCCCGCCGCCACCTTCTTCGCCATGGTGATCCTGTTCACCCAACTGGCCGCCAAATCCATCGACACACGCTTACTCTGGGACCTCGAATATCACGATGAACAATAACCAGTCAGCCCGGGTGCGACGCAAGCGTCTGCTCTCCCCCATCTGGATTCTGCCCATACTGGCGACGGTACTGGGCGCCTGGCTGCTTTTCACCTACGTCAAGCAGCAGGGTACCGAGATCACCATACGTTTCCCCGACGCCAACGGCATCGAGGCCCGCAAGACCCTGGTGAAATACCAGGGCCTGGTGGTGGGGATGGTGCAAGAGGTGTCCCTTAACTCGGATCGTCTGTCGGTGAACGTCACCGTCAAGATGGACCACACGGTGGACGACCTGCTCAGGGTTCAGACCCGATTCTGGCTGGTGAGCCCCAAGGCGTCACTGACCGGAGTCGAGGGACTGGACGCTCTTTTCTCCGGCAACTACATCGCCATGAAACCCGGCGAGGGAGAGCGACTGGTCCGCTTCGAAGCGGACATCATGGCCCCCACCTCGGAGGAGGACTCCACCCTGATCCAGCTGATTGCCGACAAGGGCGGATCCCTGGACGCCGGATCCGGGGTCTATTTCCAGCAGATCAAGGTGGGCAGCATCCTTCAGTCCAGACTGGACCCCCAGAGCAAAAAGGTGCAGGTCACCGCCCAGATCGACGCCAACTACGCTCCCCTGGTCAAGGAAAGCTCCCATTTCTGGAACGTCTCCGGCCTGTCCGCCAACGCCTCATTGGGGGGCGTCAAGCTGGAGCTGGAAAGCATCGCCAGCCTGCTCACCGGCGGGGTGGCGTTCGACTCTCCCGAGGCCAGCCCTCAGGCCAAGAGCGGCAGCAGCTTCCGACTCTATGAAAACAGAGAAGCCGCCACCCAGGATCATTTCGTCGACTTCGACGCCGCCAGCGCCGAAGGGCTTAAGGTGGGCAGCAAGATTCGTTTGCTGGGTGTCGATGTCGGCGAGCTCACCGACATCCGGGTTAACGGCAACCGGGTCTCCCTGACCGGTGCCATTCGCGACAGCTACCGTCACATCCTGGTGTCCGGCACCCGCTTCTGGCAGGTCAAAGGACAACTCTCCCTGCGCGGCGTGCGCAATCTGGGCAATCTGGTGCTGGGGGATTTCATCAACGTCTCCGTGGGCAGCGGCGCCCCTCAGGACGCGTTTCTACTGGAGGCCAGCAAGCCCGATGAGGCCCGCCAGGGTCAGGCGGTCACCCTGCACCGACGGGACGCGGCGGGGCTGAGCGAAGGCTCTCCGGTGCACTACAACCAGCTGCAGGTAGGTGAAGTACTGAGTCTGGGACTGGACCAGCAGGACAGAATCAGCGTCAGGATCTGGCTGAACGCCCCCTACGACGCCCTGCTGGGCGGCGACAGCCAGTTCTGGCTGACTCAGGGGGTGAGGGTTCAGGCGGACCTGTCCACCCTGACCCTGGAAGCCGATCCCTTGCCGCAGCTGATCTCAGGCGGCATCGCCTTCTCCAAGGGTACCCCCGACTCACAGGCCCGAAAAGAGGGCTATCCACTGCTGGACCGTCCCGGCTCAGACGAGGCCCCCGAGCCCCTGTGGCTGAGACTTACCGCCGATGAGGCCGATGGCCTGGCCCCGGGCGCCCCGGTTTACTACCGACAACTGGAGGTGGGCCAGGTGGAGAAGGTGCGTCTGGCCGACGAGGGGTTCCAGATCAGCCTGACTCTGGATGGCGACTACGCCAGGTTGTTCTCCAACGCCAGTCGCTTCTGGCGCTACTCCGGGCTGCGCATTCACGGTTCTTTGACCAACTTCGAGGTGGACACCGCCGCGGCCATGGCGCTGCTGCGCGGCGGCATCGCCTTCGATAACCTCGAAGGGTTGGAGCAGCCGCAGCGGGATCGCTGGCTCTACGCCAACCGCGATGACGCCCTGACCCCGGCCCTGCGCATTCAGATCACCCTGGATGCCGATGCCGACCTTCAGCCCGGGGCACCGGTGAAGTATCACCAGCAGAGCCTGGGCAAAGTGGAGCGGGTCAGCCTCAATGGCGAGCTGTCGACCCTGACCGCCACCCTGGCACTGGATCCCAAGTGGGCGGACCGTTTTGCCGTCGAAGGCACACGCTATTACCTGGCGGAAGCGGAGCTCGGCTTTGGCGGAACCAAGAATCTGTCCAACCTGGTGCTGGGCAATCACCTGGCCGCCCTGCCCGGCCCGGCCGGCGCTCAAGCTCAAACCCGATTTACTGCCCTGGCAAGTGAGCCTGCCCCGGACGCACGCGCCCAGGCACTGCGACTGGTACTGACCCAGCCACAATTAGGCTCAGTGCGCATTGGCAGCCCGGTGCTCTACCGGCAGATCCCGGTCGGTAAGGTGGTCAAACAGGGCCTTGCCGGTGACGCCACCCAGGTGGAGATCACCATCGAACTGGAACCCGAGTACCGCCATCTGGTGAATCGCTCCAGCCGCTTCTGGAACGCCAGTGGCCTGACGGTGAAACTGGGCCTGTTCAGCGGCGCCGAGATCCACACCGAATCTCTGGACACCCTGCTGATGGGCGGCATCGCCTTCGCTACACAGCAGAGCACCAATGATGAGAACCGGGCCTCGACCCTGGACCGCTTCCCCCTCCATGAGAGCTCGAGAGAGAGCTGGCTCGAGTGGAAACCGGTGTTCTAAACAAGAGAAAAGGCCCGCTGAAGCGGGCCTTTGTGTATCTGCTCCTGCCCCTTATCCGTAAAACAGATAAGCCACGGCGATGGCGGTGAGTATGCCCGCCAGATCGGCGGTGAGGCCACAGACCACCGCATGGCGACCATTGCGTATCCCCACAGAGCCGAAGTAGACCGCCAGAACATAGAAGGTGGTTTCGGTGGAGCCCTGGAACATGGCCGCCAACCGACCGGCGAAGGAGTCGGCCCCATGATGATTCATGGTCTCCACCATCATCGCCCTGGCACCTGAGCCGCTGAGCGGCTTCATCATCGCCGTGGGCAAGGCATCAACGAAACGGGCATCCACTCCCAGGGCGCCACACAGGGCGCGGATGGCATCGAGCAGCGCCTCCAGGGCACCGGAGCCTCTCAGCCAGCCGATGGCCAGCAGCATCGCCAGCAGGTAGGGCAACAGGGTGACTACCAGCTTTACCCCCTCCCCTGCACCACTGACGAAGGCATCATAAGCGTTAACCCCCCGGTACCAGGCCAGTCCCAGAAACGACATCACCACGGCAAACAGCACCAGGGCACTGGATTGGGTGGAGAACTGTTGCAGCCCGTCGGCAGACAGGGT is a genomic window of Ferrimonas sp. YFM containing:
- a CDS encoding paraquat-inducible protein A, with product MKSNSFSERGIDRNWTLCRGCHNIVVVTDYCPRCHTRVDPRRPHSLQYAWALLLTAVIMIFPANFYPITQVTNQGVTGYDTIFSGIISLVESEMVGIAIIVFIASILVPVMKIVGLSIILLAVTLKLRLSRRWLMIFYHVIEFIGRWSMLDLFVIGIVASLINMGQLLDAKPAPAATFFAMVILFTQLAAKSIDTRLLWDLEYHDEQ
- a CDS encoding paraquat-inducible protein A, which gives rise to MRLFCPRCHSRLVDSPYCDLDALTALVITALLLFIPANLLPILEVTLLGSVRQATIAFGAVITFEQGFWLVGIAIFIAGVLAPLLLLTSILLQLVLLKLGKGKTALRQLIKWHPMLDEVAMLEVYLISFFVAAFKLGDFADLHYGWGTFCFMLLFIMVFYVQYEYNRDLMWQKYEEQFLL
- a CDS encoding MlaD family protein, coding for MNNNQSARVRRKRLLSPIWILPILATVLGAWLLFTYVKQQGTEITIRFPDANGIEARKTLVKYQGLVVGMVQEVSLNSDRLSVNVTVKMDHTVDDLLRVQTRFWLVSPKASLTGVEGLDALFSGNYIAMKPGEGERLVRFEADIMAPTSEEDSTLIQLIADKGGSLDAGSGVYFQQIKVGSILQSRLDPQSKKVQVTAQIDANYAPLVKESSHFWNVSGLSANASLGGVKLELESIASLLTGGVAFDSPEASPQAKSGSSFRLYENREAATQDHFVDFDAASAEGLKVGSKIRLLGVDVGELTDIRVNGNRVSLTGAIRDSYRHILVSGTRFWQVKGQLSLRGVRNLGNLVLGDFINVSVGSGAPQDAFLLEASKPDEARQGQAVTLHRRDAAGLSEGSPVHYNQLQVGEVLSLGLDQQDRISVRIWLNAPYDALLGGDSQFWLTQGVRVQADLSTLTLEADPLPQLISGGIAFSKGTPDSQARKEGYPLLDRPGSDEAPEPLWLRLTADEADGLAPGAPVYYRQLEVGQVEKVRLADEGFQISLTLDGDYARLFSNASRFWRYSGLRIHGSLTNFEVDTAAAMALLRGGIAFDNLEGLEQPQRDRWLYANRDDALTPALRIQITLDADADLQPGAPVKYHQQSLGKVERVSLNGELSTLTATLALDPKWADRFAVEGTRYYLAEAELGFGGTKNLSNLVLGNHLAALPGPAGAQAQTRFTALASEPAPDARAQALRLVLTQPQLGSVRIGSPVLYRQIPVGKVVKQGLAGDATQVEITIELEPEYRHLVNRSSRFWNASGLTVKLGLFSGAEIHTESLDTLLMGGIAFATQQSTNDENRASTLDRFPLHESSRESWLEWKPVF